One genomic region from Bubalus kerabau isolate K-KA32 ecotype Philippines breed swamp buffalo chromosome 7, PCC_UOA_SB_1v2, whole genome shotgun sequence encodes:
- the TLR1 gene encoding toll-like receptor 1, which yields MTKKNSSIFHFAVIFILILEIRTQLSDESEFLIDRSKRGLTYVPKNLSLETTILDISYNYISELQMPDILSLSKLKILIISHNRIQYLDLSVFKFNQELEYLDLSHNNLEKISCHPTLNLKHLDLSFNPFDALPICQEFGNMSQLEFLGLSATQLQKSSVQSITRLHISKVLLVLGDTYGEREDAKSLQDLKTQSLHIVFPAGKEFHFILDVSVSTTVSLELSNIKCVLDDNGCPYFENVLSKLQKNSRLSNLTLNNIEITWNSFITILQLVWRTNIEYFSISNVKLQGYLDSRDFDYSDTSLKALSIHKVVHDVFSLPQGYVYKLLSNMNIQHLTVSAAHMVHMVCPSQISPFLYLNFSNNLLTDTVFKNCTNLANLKTLILQKNQLKELVNIVHMTQEMKSLQQLDVSQNSLMYDESEGNCPWARNLLSLNMSSNILTDSVFRCLPPWIKVLDLHNNRIRSIPKDVTGLENLQELNLASNSLAHLPGCGIFSSLSILIIDYNSISNPSADFFQSYQKIRSLKAGNNPFQCSCELRDFIQSVGQVSSEVVEGWPESYKCDYPESYKGTLLKDFHVSELSCNTALLIVTIVVPGLVLAVAVTVLCIYLDLPWYLRMVCQWTQTRHRARNVPLEELQRTLQFHAFISYSGHDSAWVKNELIPNLEKEDIRICLHERNFVAGKSIVENIINCIEKSYKSIFVLSPNFVQSEWCHYELYFAHHNLFHEGSDNLILILLDPIPQYSIPSSYHKLRALMAQRTYLEWPKEKSKHGLFWANLRASINIKLMGKAAEIH from the coding sequence ATGACTAAAAAAAATTCTAGCATCTTCCATTTTGCCGTCATCTTTATATTAATACTTGAGATCAGAACTCAATTATCTGAtgaaagtgaatttttaattGACAGGTCAAAAAGAGGTCTCACCTATGTTCCCAAAAACTTATCCCTGGAAACAACCATCTTAGATATATCATACAACTATATTTCTGAGCTTCAGATGCCTGACATCCTCTCACTATCAAAGCTGAAGATTTTGATAATTTCTCATAATAGAATCCAGTATCTTGACTTGAGTGTTTTTAAATTCAACCAGGAACTGGAATACTTGGATTTGTCCCACAACAATTTGGAGAAGATTTCTTGCCACCCTACTCTGAACCTCAAGCACTTAGACCTCTCATTTAATCCATTTGATGCCCTGCCCATATGCCAAGAGTTTGGCAACATGTCTCAACTAGAATTTCTGGGGTTGAGTGCCACACAGTTACAAAAATCCAGTGTGCAGTCAATCACTCGTTTGCACATCAGCAAGGTTTTATTGGTCTTAGGAGATACTTATGGGGAAAGAGAAGATGCCAAGAGCCTTCAAGACCTTAAGACACAGAGTCTGCACATTGTTTTCCCTGCAGGAAAggaattccattttattttggaTGTGTCAGTCAGCACCACAGTGAGTCTGGAACTGTCTAATATCAAATGTGTGCTTGATGATAATGGGTGtccttattttgaaaatgttctgtCAAAACTTCAAAAGAACTCAAGGTTATCAAATCTTACTTTAAACAACATTGAAATAACTTGGAATTCCTTCATTACGATCCTCCAGTTGGTTTGGCGTACAAACATTGAGTACTTCTCCATTTCAAATGTGAAACTACAAGGTTACCTCGACTCTAGAGATTTTGATTATTCTGACACTTCACTGAAGGCCTTGTCTATACACAAAGTTGTCCATGATGTGTTCAGTCTTCCACAAGGTTATGTCTATAAACTATTGTCAAATATGAACATCCAACATCTCACAGTGTCTGCTGCGCACATGGTCCACATGGTCTGCCCATCCCAAATTAGCCCATTTctgtatttgaatttttccaATAATCTCTTAACAGACACGGTTTTCAAAAACTGTACAAATTTGGCTAATTTGAAGACCCTTATCTTACAAAAGAATCAGTTAAAAGAACTTGTAAACATAGTTCATATGACCCAGGAAATGAAGTCTCTACAACAACTGGATGTTAGCCAGAATTCCCTGATgtatgatgaaagtgaaggaaattGCCCTTGGGCCAGAAATTTATTAAGTTTAAATATGTCTTCAAATATACTTACTGACTCTGTTTTCAGATGTTTACCTCCTTGGATCAAGGTCCTTGATCTTCACAATAACAGAATAAGGAGCATCCCTAAAGATGTCACTGGTCTAGAAAATTTGCAAGAACTCAACCTTGCTTCCAATTCTTTAGCCCACCTTCCTGGATGTGGTATCTTTAGCAGCCTTTCCATACTGATCATTGACTATAATTCAATTTCAAATCCATCAGCTGATTTCTTCCAGAGCTACCAGAAGATTAGGTCCCTCAAAGCGGGGAACAatccattccaatgttcttgtgAGCTAAGAGACTTTATCCAAAGTGTAGGCCAAGTATCAAGTGAAGTGGTAGAGGGCTGGCCTGAGTCTTACAAGTGTGACTATCCGGAAAGCTACAAGGGAACCCTTCTAAAGGACTTCCACGTTTCTGAGCTATCCTGCAACACAGCTCTGCTGATCGTCACCATTGTGGTCCCTGGGCTGGTGCTGGCTGTTGCCGTGACTGTCCTCTGTATCTACCTGGATCTGCCCTGGTACCTCAGGATGGTGTGTCAGTGGACCCAGACCCGGCACAGGGCCAGGAATGTACCCTTGGAAGAACTCCAAAGAACTCTCCAGTTCCATGCTTTTATTTCATATAGTGGGCACGATTCTGCCTGGGTGAAGAATGAATTAATACCGAACctagaaaaagaagatataagaatttGTCTCCATGAGAGAAACTTTGTTGCCGGCAAGAGCATCGTGGAAAATATCATCAACTGCATTGAGAAAAGTTACAAGTCCATTTTTGTCTTGTCTCCCAACTTTGTCCAGAGCGAATGGTGCCATTATGAACTCTACTTTGCCCACCACAATCTCTTCCATGAAGGATCTGATAACTTAATCCTGATCTTGCTGGATCCCATTCCACAGTATTCCATTCCTAGCAGCTACCACAAGCTAAGAGCTCTCATGGCACAGAGAACTTATTTGGAATGGCCCAAGGAGAAGAGTAAACACGGACTTTTTTGGGCTAATCTAAGAGCATCCATTAATATTAAACTGATGGGAAAAGCAGCAGAAATACATTAA